In Oncorhynchus keta strain PuntledgeMale-10-30-2019 unplaced genomic scaffold, Oket_V2 Un_contig_5214_pilon_pilon, whole genome shotgun sequence, the following proteins share a genomic window:
- the LOC118382317 gene encoding serine/arginine repetitive matrix protein 2-like isoform X11, whose product MPDAPSGRSSALEAVRSTLCPAHRSLLQRILRLAHQQHRLSLAYRDAHRRLVPPPDPLCGHLVAKQQDDTSSPPSFTDCWSRSGPTDWKTPGGPGCCCWLPPVCFCLQSLRCLSCQSLSLGHITTGVRSPSSLCSFTSSSSRSSSALCPNPSVCPVASVCCSNPQPCASCCSEHTYLAPVRHTDPGGGGGSECPVLKRERSPSPPPLSPIPSDMDGKEEDKPPSLLQQEGEKEEEAGCGGEVGEDREQQDLVERFSDKLKAIRPQEKDPPLSSALANHNLEKDPHLTTSANQHIAESQADAHLSEIITTVLNTGGGSDYSLNDMLHHHDNNESHPPRTRSRRRQEALAAMATLPDQSSTRRQTVLIKRELARLNQSLGRRLSLGKNKSRSATPFSTCSSPEPTPVTAEIDRITEEEGETGRVKEGETGRVKEGETGRVKEGETGRVKEGETGRVKEGETGRVKEGERGRVKEEETGRVKEGETGRVKEEETGRVKEGETGRVKEGETGRVKEGETGRVNEGETGRVKEGETGRVKEGETGRVNEGETGRVKEGVTEKVTAEEAGPVRVTKDRVGMKEEMEKPPVLSSTQQSPPQEDQHKPESWNITCQDSSRSDLPEKRREEESPGSTSSGLPERSREEEEESPGSTSSGLPERSREEESPGSTSSTCDHGSGLPERSREEEEESPGSTSSGLPERSRVEEEESPGSTSSGLPEKSREEEEETAGSSKDSSRVSARNSPSHPCRTRRGSRSQPGCSSQVVVGRSSDAGRSRRSIVPPQRFSSYVTEPRMMYSAACFSERIFSAQRTPKDRQPLNAPNTNRTDSPSSATDTAEGLGEAREEELPLASSPEDVSQERRGGRGCRSTARGQSSDRESQRRGQVIPVTAASSEQQSPPKQRSQNRADVRLRAAKPFGRLRSSHSAQQSQPASPQTASRPEVPTEQPQYISPIKLMFVSAVVGEEGVRYTLKAAAPGSNWHGQETFDPCEESSWAGSPEKTPEKTRSPPKTRSPLQTRSPLKTRSPLQTRSPPQTRSPPLTRSPPQTRSPLQTRSPPKNTISSSPKLCGTTRGGEGGSPPKRSPGSQNGDGSPPFRETTPTKRRPGRPKKLGPQLEKRAKRPIGRPPKQRGVEPSCDSRQGGQDRSSGVPLGCSTGEEGNKERDPANRNLKITVVYGRSHRTKRTVSEEAACLQATEQLMDLNFVRPVKEKRFAPHASSNIIKCQKLQCTAAMRRPGRPAKVKISGISVTVTTTSPGKRKIHMNRDTARKSPEKLWQRKALLPEPQPSKEPRKISSTPTSEDATLMQIERTTESEDGARERQTQTPPVLAVRHSVRVRKPSVYLLHSVATSTSRSLSHSTALLRRSRQLLINRASSKGSHRKRKEEGREDTPGQEELLSGREERRSEGRGGVLCEDLSQVAGVSVDSIFPASSSEALRWWPVSSDQDSLNQELARRIRLISQSWVAAAATHTTRTGTIMSAKQRLDDDSLSSWKPEVGSAVRLLFDRRCSVERLASWFMQTTETQSLGIVKKTSSRNPYELLHYPRNASRESIFPSPQTMRLRKHIKKFAKAVPKSPAQLRLVQERLRRGRELNARRRLFTARPASGGLRLRAPWKVRALGTYRTTLLRVREKFLTWTLRAKQPNRLIWRRSQVEEGNSPHQVWPSAQPREELTRSPHHHCLPASSETSHPCSPDRLTGLTKQQRLSSKAWSPERLKECCVFLKKINSPDTESTVEKEWDVCTVNLDDTYCPDETRQEERSGEDDKAVKTERRKRRVPWKESSGSPQEVMVQEHNQVRAGNRRGKQKHSGKSTSQSPTPPPAKATSQSPTPTPAKATSQSPTPPPAKATSQSPTPPPAKATSQSPAPTPAKATSQSPTPPPAKATSQSPTPPPTKVMRKSRGRGLTGPRWRDFILGT is encoded by the exons ATGCCCGATGCCCCAAGTGGGAGGAGCTCTGCTCTGGAAGCGGTACGCTCCACGTTATGCCCCGCCCATCGCTCTCTGCTCCAGCGAATCTTGAGGCTCGCCCACCAGCAGCACCGTCTATCATTGGCCTACAGGGACGCCCATCGCCGCCTCGTCCCGCCCCCAGACCCTCTCTGCGGCCACCTGGTGGCCAAACAACAGGACGACacgtcctctcctccttccttcactGACTGTTGGAGCCGTAGTGGTCCGACTGACTGGAAGACACCAGGTGGTCCAGGCTGTTGCTGCTGGCTGCCTCCTGTGTGTTTCTGCCTCCAGAGCCTCCGCTGCCTGTCCTGCCAGAGCCTGTCCCTGGGACACATCACCACTGGGGTTCGCTCCCCTTCTTCTCTGTGCTCTTTCACGTCCTCCTCTTCTCGTTCATCCTCCGCTCTGTGCCCTAATCCCTCAGTGTGTCCCGTGGCCTCTGTCTGTTGCTCCAACCCCCAGCCCTGCGCCTCCTGCTGCTCAGAACACACCTACCTGGCcccggtcagacacacagacccgggaggtggaggaggaagcgAGTGCCCTGTCCTCAAGAGAGAGCgatccccctctccaccccctctctcccccataccCTCAGACATGGACGGTAAGGAGGAAGACAAGCCTCCCTCTCTTCTGCAGCAGGAGGGGGAAAAAGAGGAGGAGGCTGGGTGTGGTGGGGAGGTGGGTGAGGACAGGGAGCAGCAGGACCTGGTGGAGCGTTTCAGTGACAAACTAAAGGCAATCAGACCCCAGGAGAAGGATCCTCCACTCAGCTCTGCCTTAGCCAATCACAACCTCGAGAAGGATCCCCACCTGACGACCTCGGCCAATCAGCACATTGCAGAGTCCCAGGCCGACGCCCACCTGAGTGAGATCATCACCACCGTTCTGAACACGGGTGGCGGCAGCGACTACAGCCTAAACGACATGTTGCATCACCATGACAACAACGAGAGCCATCCACCTCGGACGCGTTCCCGGCGGCGACAGGAGGCCCTGGCTGCCATGGCGACTTTGCCCGACCAGTCGTCCACCCGGCGCCAGACCGTGCTAATCAAACGGGAGCTGGCCAGGCTGAACCAATCGCTGGGCAGGAGGCTATCGCTAGGGAAGAACAAGAGCCGCAGTGCCACGCCCTTTTCTACCTGCTCCTCACCTGAACCAACCCCTGTTACAGCAGAGATAGACAGaatcacagaggaggagggagagactggtagagtgaaggagggagagaccggtagagtgaaggagggagagaccggtagagtgaaggagggagagaccggtagagtgaaggagggagagaccggtagagtgaaggagggagagaccggtagagtgaaggagggagagagaggtagagtgaaggaggaagagaccggtagagtgaaggagggagagaccggtagagtgaaggaggaagagaccggtagagtgaaggagggagagaccggtagagtgaaggagggagagaccggtagagtgaaggagggagagaccggtagagtgaacgagggagagACCGgtagagtgaaggagggagagaccg gtagagtgaagGAGGGTGAGAccggtagagtgaacgagggagagACCGGTAGAGTGAAGGAGGGTGTGACAGAGAAGGTGACAGCAGAGGAGGCAGGTCCAGTTAGAGTCACGAAGGATAGAGTCGGcatgaaggaggagatggagaaacccccagtcctctcctctacacaACAGAGTCCCCCGCAGGAGGACCAACACAAACCAGAGAGCTGGAACATCACCTGTCAGGACAGCAGTAGGAGTGACCTCcctgagaagaggagagaggaggagtcacCAGGAAGTACCAGCAGTGGTCTTcctgagaggagtagagaggaagaggaggagtcacCAGGTAGTACCAGCAGTGGTCTTcctgagaggagtagagaggaggagtcaCCAGGTAGTACCAGCAGCACCTGTGACCATGGCAGTGGTCTTcctgagaggagtagagaggaagaggaggagtcacCAGGTAGTACCAGCAGTGGTCTTCCTGAGAGGAGTAGAGTGGAAGAGGAGGAGTCACCAGGTAGTACCAGCAGTGGTCTTCCTGAGAagagtagagaggaagaggaggagacagcaggcagcagcaAGGACAGTAGCAGAGTGTCAGCCAGGAATAGCCCATCCCACCCCTGCAGAACCAGGAGAGGCAGCAGGTCCCAGCCAGGCTGCAGCAGccaggtggtggtggggaggagcAGCGATGCTGGGAGGTCCAGGAGGAGCATCGTCCCTCCCCAGCGGTTCTCCTCCTACGTCACAGAGCCCAGGATGATGTATTCTGCTGCCTGTTTCTCAGAGAGGATCTTCTCCGCCCAGAGGACGCCAAAGGATCGGCAACCACTCAATGCCCCCAACACCAATCGCACAGACTCCCCGTCCTCGGCCACAGACACGGCTGAGGGGTTGGGCGAAGCAAGAGAAGAGGAATTACCGCTGGCATCCAGTCCGGAGGATGTcagtcaggagaggaggggaggcagaggcTGTAGATCAACAGCAAGAGGTCAGAGTTCAGACCGTGAGTCACAGAGACGAGGTCAGGTGATTCCCGTCACTGCAGCTTCCTCTGAGCAGCAGAGTCCCCCTAAACAGCGCTCCCAGAACAGGGCAGACGTTAGGCTCAGAGCAGCCAAACCTTTCGGGCGCTTACGCTCGTCCCACTCCGCCCAACAGTCCCAACCAGCGAGCCCTCAGACAGCCTCCAGGCCAGAGGTCCCCACAGAGCAGCCTCAGTACATCAGCCCCATCAAGCTGATGTTTGTGTCTGCAGTAGTGGGCGAGGAGGGGGTGAGGTACACCCTGAAGGCGGCTGCACCAGGATCCAACTGGCATGGACAGGAGACCTTTGACCCCTGTGAGGAGTCATCGTGGGCTGGAAGTCCAGAGAAGACCCCAGAGAAGACCAGGAGTCCACCGAAGACCAGGAGTCCCCTCCAGACCAGGAGTCCACTGAAGACCAGGAGTCCCCTCCAGACCAGGAGTCCACCCCAGACCAGGAGTCCACCCCTGACCAGGAGTCCACCCCAGACCAGGAGTCCCCTTCAGACCAGGAGTCCACCCAAGAACACCATATCGTCATCACCAAAGCTGTGTGGAAcgacgagaggaggagaggggggtagcCCGCCAAAACGGTCCCCTGGGTCCCAGAACGGAGATGGCTCGCCTCCTTTTCGTGAAACCACCCCCACAAAGAGACGTCCGGGACGTCCCAAGAAACTGGGCCCCCAGCTGGAGAAGAGGGCCAAGAGGCCGATCGGCCGCCCGCCCAAGCAAAGGGGTGTAGAGCCGAGCTGTGACTCCAGGCAGGGTGGTCAGGACCGGTCCAGTGGAGTTCCCTTAGGCTGCAGCACCGGGGAGGAGGGCAACAAGGAGAGAGACCCAGCCAACAGGAACCTGAAGATCACCGTGGTGTACGGACGCTCCCACAGGACCAAGAGGACAGTGTCGGAGGAGGCTGCTTGTCTCCAGGCTACAGAGCAGCTGATGGATCTGAACTTCGTCAGACCGGTGAAGGAGAAGAGGTTCGCTCCCCACGCCAGCAGCAACATTATCAAGTGCCAGAAGCTGCAGTGTACCGCGGCCATGCGTCGTCCAGGGAGACCCGCCAAGGTCAAGATCTCCGGAATCTCTGTTACCGTCACCACCACGTCGCCGGGGAAACGCAAGATCCACATGAACCGGGACACAGCCAGGAAATCTCCGGAGAAGCTCTGGCAGCGGAAAGCCCTCCTTCCTGAACCCCAGCCTTCCAAAGAGCCCAGGAAAATCAGCAGCACGCCGACTAGCGAAGACGCCACTCTGATGCAGATAGAGAGAACGACAGAGTCCgaggatggagcgagggagcgaCAGACCCAGACTCCTCCTGTGTTGGCGGTGCGTCACTCTGTGAGGGTGAGGAAGCCTTCAGTGTACCTGCTTCACTCTGTAGCCACCTCCACCTCTAGGTCCCTGAGCCACAGTACCGCCCTGCTGCGCCGATCCAGACAGCTACTGATCAACAGGGCCAGCAGCAAGGGCAGCCATCgcaagaggaaggaggagggaagagaggacacTCCAGGGCAGGAGGAGCTGCTATccgggagggaggagaggaggagcgagggaagaggaggagtgttGTGTGAGGACTTAAGCCAGGTAGCGGGGGTTTCGGTAGACTCCATTTTCCCAGCCAGCTCCAGCGAGGCGTTGAGGTGGTGGCCCGTCTCCTCCGACCAGGACAGCCTGAACCAAGAGCTGGCTCGCAGGATCCGCCTCATATCCCAAAGCTGGGTCGCTGCCGCTGCCACCCACACCACCAGGACGGGGACGATCATGTCCGCCAAGCAGAGACTCGACGACGACTCTTTGTCCTCCTGGAAGCCAGAGGTTGGGTCGGCAGTGCGGCTGCTGTTTGACCGGCGCTGCAGCGTGGAGAGGCTGGCCTCCTGGTTCATGCAGACCACTGAGACTCAGTCTCTGGGCATTGTGAAGAAGACCAGCTCCAGAAACCCCTATGAGCTCCTGCACTACCCCCGGAACGCCAGCAGGGAGAGCATCTTTCCCAGCCCACAGACCATGCGACTACGCAAACACATCAAGAAGTTTGCCAAAGCTGTGCCGAAGAGCCCCGCCCAGCTCCGTCTGGTCCAGGAACGGCTCCGACGTGGAAGAGAGCTGAATGCCAGGCGGCGTCTGTTCACTGCGAGGCCGGCGTCTGGCGGGCTGCGTCTCAGAGCTCCTTGGAAGGTCAGGGCCCTCGGGACATACAGAACCACTCTGCTCAGAGTCAGAGAAAAGTTCCTCACCTGGACCCTCAGAGCCAAGCAGCCCAACAGGCTGATCTGGAGGAGAAGCCAGGTGGAGGAAGGCAACTCACCTCACCAGGTCTGGCCTTCTGCTCAGCCCAGGGAAGAGCTCACCAGGTCTCCACATCACCACTGTCTACCTGCCTCCTCAGAGACCAGTCATCCCTGCAGCCCCGACCGGCTGACAGGCCTCACCAAACAGCAGCGTCTCAGCTCTAAAGCCTGGAGTCCAGAGAGACTGAAGGAGTGTTGCGTGTTCCTCAAGAAGATCAACTCCCCCGACACAGAGTCCACCGTTGAGAAGGAGTGGGATGTCTGCACCGTCAATCTAGATGACACATACTGCCCCGACGAgaccagacaggaggagaggagcggagaggacgACAAAGCTGTgaaaacagagagaaggaagaggagagttcCCTGGAAGGAGTCTAGCGGCTCGCCGCAGGAGGTGATGGTTCAGGAGCACAACCAGGTCCGAGCCGGGAACAGGAGAGGCAAACAGAAACATTCAGGGAAGTCCACGAGCCAGTCACCGACCCCGCCGCCAGCGAAAGCCACGAGCCAATCCCCGACCCCGACGCCAGCGAAAGCCACGAGCCAATCCCCGACCCCGCCGCCAGCGAAAGCCACGAGCCAATCCCCGACCCCGCCGCCAGCGAAAGCCACGAGCCAATCACCGGCCCCGACGCCAGCGAAAGCCACGAGCCAATCACCGACCCCGCCGCCAGCGAAAGCCACGAGCCAATCACCGACCCCGCCGCCAACGAAAGTCATGAGAAAATCGCGTGGGAGGGGCCTGACCGGGCCGCGGTGGCGTGACTTCATACTGG GAACCTGA